One region of Danaus plexippus chromosome 16 unlocalized genomic scaffold, MEX_DaPlex mxdp_23, whole genome shotgun sequence genomic DNA includes:
- the LOC116772103 gene encoding putative odorant-binding protein A10 isoform X3 — translation MRSSILYRDTYSSDLENFDIDELLENDRLLESYGKCLEYKGPCTSQGREFRKLMPEAIRTNCLKCTLKQREMVRKAAKALNVKLPKIWNELVKQEDPKGEFKQKFEDFLQRSD, via the exons ATGCGTTCAAGTATTTTGTATCGT GACACATATAGCTCTGATCTGGAAAATTTTGACATTGACGAATTATTGGAGAACGATAGACTTTTGGAATCTTATGGCAAATGTCTTGAGTACAAAGGACCTTGCACTTCACAAGGAAGGGAATTTCGAA AACTAATGCCAGAAGCAATTAGAACAAATTGTCTTAAATGCACCCTGAAGCAACGTGAAATGGTCCGAAAAGCAGCTAAAGCTCTTAATGTTAAACTGCCCAAAATATGGAACGAGCTAGTAAAACAAGAAGATCCTAAAGGGGAGTTCAAGCAAAAGTTTGAAGATTTCCTTCAAAGATCCGATTAA
- the LOC116772103 gene encoding putative odorant-binding protein A10 isoform X1 yields the protein MRLQDTYSSDLENFDIDELLENDRLLESYGKCLEYKGPCTSQGREFRKLMPEAIRTNCLKCTLKQREMVRKAAKALNVKLPKIWNELVKQEDPKGEFKQKFEDFLQRSD from the exons ATGAGATTACAG GACACATATAGCTCTGATCTGGAAAATTTTGACATTGACGAATTATTGGAGAACGATAGACTTTTGGAATCTTATGGCAAATGTCTTGAGTACAAAGGACCTTGCACTTCACAAGGAAGGGAATTTCGAA AACTAATGCCAGAAGCAATTAGAACAAATTGTCTTAAATGCACCCTGAAGCAACGTGAAATGGTCCGAAAAGCAGCTAAAGCTCTTAATGTTAAACTGCCCAAAATATGGAACGAGCTAGTAAAACAAGAAGATCCTAAAGGGGAGTTCAAGCAAAAGTTTGAAGATTTCCTTCAAAGATCCGATTAA
- the LOC116772103 gene encoding ejaculatory bulb-specific protein 3-like isoform X2 encodes MTNLLPQKDHKFQSKIVANIERYLISIRDTYSSDLENFDIDELLENDRLLESYGKCLEYKGPCTSQGREFRKLMPEAIRTNCLKCTLKQREMVRKAAKALNVKLPKIWNELVKQEDPKGEFKQKFEDFLQRSD; translated from the exons ATGACAAATCTGCTTCCTCAAAAAGATCATAAATTTCAAAGCAAAATTGTTGCCAACATTGAGCGGTACCTCATTAGTATACGA GACACATATAGCTCTGATCTGGAAAATTTTGACATTGACGAATTATTGGAGAACGATAGACTTTTGGAATCTTATGGCAAATGTCTTGAGTACAAAGGACCTTGCACTTCACAAGGAAGGGAATTTCGAA AACTAATGCCAGAAGCAATTAGAACAAATTGTCTTAAATGCACCCTGAAGCAACGTGAAATGGTCCGAAAAGCAGCTAAAGCTCTTAATGTTAAACTGCCCAAAATATGGAACGAGCTAGTAAAACAAGAAGATCCTAAAGGGGAGTTCAAGCAAAAGTTTGAAGATTTCCTTCAAAGATCCGATTAA